A segment of the Halomonas sp. KG2 genome:
GTGGATTTTGGGCCACGATCGTTGGCGGCGGGGCACCAAGATCATTCCAATCAAGCGCCGCTAGCTCACGGTCTACGTCATAGACCAGCCAGTAACGGCGGTGCGGTTGATTTGGCTGTATGTACCGCGCAGAGAGGGCCCGCTGCACATCACGAATGAGCAACCCATGGCGAGGATTGTCGGTATGGTATGGCTTCCGAGGGAGCCGCTGGCGAAAAAGCACCAGATTTGTTGGGCTTGGGCCTTGGCAGGCCAGTGCTGGTTGGGTCACAATATCCTCACTTACTGCACCCTCGTTCCCGTCATGCCGCCAAGCTAATCCGGGTTCGGGGGTGTTTCCTTTTGGGCACTCTGCTGAGTGCTATTCCTTTGTTTTTACTCTTAAGAACCGCCGCCGTCCAGCCTCAGCGGTAGACTTCCTTCCGATGCCCGATGCGAACAACGAGCACGCACACACGATCATTTTCGATCTGTGCAACCAACCGATAATCACCGACGCGGTACCGCCACAGTTCGCCCATATTGCCTTGCAGAGGCTTCCCAAGCTGCCTGGGGTCTTCCAGCGGCTGTACGCGCTCTCTCAGGTAATTACGGATGCGTTTAGCCTCTGTGTGGCCTATTTTTTTCAGTTGCTTAGCCGCCGTATCCGTCAGCTCAATTTGCCAGACCAAGCTCACGCTCCACATCGTCCAGTGAGTGAGTAACCTCATCTCCGCTGCGCAGTCGTTCCAGGGTCTGTTCAGCCAGATAAATGTCCTCAAGGTCTTCCAGATGTTCGAGGATCGCTTCTCGTGCGTAATAGGTCTTTGTGCGTCCAGTAGCCTTGGCAAGGGCTTCTAGGCGCATCTCAATTTCGCTGGGCAGTCGAATGGCCAACATGGCAGGTCTCTCCAAACATTGATATACACGTATAGCATATGCCTATTTTAGATCTATCACTAGCGTCATATGCCAAAACCATGGCCCCGCTGCCGGGATTTCACCCTCTCCGATTCCCGTCCTCTGGCGTCCAACGCTTCACGCTCGCGCTCAACCCCTCGACCTGCTGAGCCAAGCGCAACACCTGCCCGCTCAATTGTTCTGTCCTGCTGTCTCTCGCTTCGCTCAAGGCCGCCACCTGCCCGCTTAAGCGCTTCACCTGCTCGCTCAGGGCCCGGTTGTCCCGGCTGGTTGCCTCGAACATGGTTTGCAAGCTCTCGTAAGCGCTCTCCCACGCCTTTTGCTGCCTTTCGTAGTCGCTCTGTAGTTGCTCGAAGGCGCGCAATAGCTCGCGTTCCAAGTTGGTCATCTAGTACCCCTTCAGGATTCGATATTGGCCATTCTCGCCGAACGCGTCCGGCTTCTCCCCGAGACTGTCCGGGTGGATCTCGGCGCACAGCCTCCTGCTGTCCCCGCATGTCGTCAGGTTGATATCCCCTCCCTGTTCGCTCAAACGGCTTATCGTGGCGTTCTGCTGGCTGATCGTGTCGACCTGGTTCTTGATGTGCCAGCCCAACGCCCAGATGGCCCCCGCGCTCAGTAGCAACGTCACGATCACGGGAATGGCTACCGCCATCCAGCTCCTGAGCGCGATCCGCTCTAAATTCTGCGACTGGGCGCGGATGGCGTTTTTGGTTCTCTGCTCGCTTTCGCTCAACGCCGACAGTAAGGCGCTCTCGTGCTTCTCGAAGGCGCTCACTACGGCCTTCTCGGTACTCGCGGCCCGCTCTTTCGATCTCTCCTCGAAGGCTGTCGCCAACTTCGAAATCTCGCTCATACAGCTTTCCTCGCAGTCGCATAGGCTTGCCGCCTTCCGGGTCGGCAATGCTGATGCTGGTCTTGGTTTGGCGCGTCACTTCAAAACCTGCCCCCTCAAGGGCCGCCACCACTTCGGCGCGGTTTGTCACCTCGCCTTTTTCAGCCAACGCCAAAAGCCCATCAGTAACCTGGCGTTGTGCTTTTTCCTTGTCTCGCGGCAGGTTAGCGGGGTACGTAAGGGCCCTCTGGTTGGCAGGGTCGCTAGGGTCATGCAGGTTGTATTTGGCGTTCGTTAGGGTCTTCCAAGCATCAACTCGGGGACGGTCGGCGCGGTCGTAGTAGGGCTGTAATCGCCTCCCAGTAGTCAGCTCGGTATTCGGGATGACGAAATTCAGCTCCAAGCGGTCTTTATCCCGGTGCTCAACCCACAGGCAGTCGTATTGGTCAGCATCGAGGCCGGGCATCAGGGCCCTCTCAAAGGTGTCCATGATTTGACGCTTATGGGCATCGGGAAGATCAGCCTCCGCAAACGACAGAACGCCGCTGGTGTAGGTCTTGGCATAGCTGCTGGCGTCGATCAGCTCCCTTGTTTGCTCGGGGTCGCCTCGCAGCGTTTCGGCACCTTCCCGGTCGCGGTCCTTGCCTAGCAGGTAATCGACCGGCCCAGAGCCACTACCAGCGCCTCTGGCGTGAAATTTCACTATCACCGGTACTGACCCCTTAGTTCGGACAGTTCGCGCTCTACGGCGCTCAGAGCGGCGATAACGGCCACTCTGTCCACTGCTCCCCATTCGCCGCTGTTCACTCGGCGGGCAATCTGGTTGATGTTGTTCCCGATTCCCGCCAGTTGGCGCAATAGCGCTGGGTCTACGGGGTCAGGGCCCTTTGACTGCCTCACCCAGTCACCATCAGGGTTTAGACACTGCTCGCGCATCCACTCGGCGAGCTGGGCCTTGGGGCAACGCCATTTCAACGTCTCATGCTCCTCGGCAGAGACCCGAACCTTGATGATCTTCTCGCGCTTCGGTTTGGCGTCAGCCATAGCCGCCTCCTTGGTTTTTCACATGGCCACCGCGCAGAGCGTGCCCGCTTCCAGCGGGTGCGATATGGGCGGTGGCTACGGGGGGTGTTGGGGGGCGGTAGCCCCCTGACCCAGCTCACAGAGGCCCAGACGAGCGAAGCGAGTCAAAGGGCCCTCTGTGTATGCTGGCTTATGTCTGTGGAATCGTCAACAGGTGGGGGTTAGTTTCAGGATCAGTGGCACTACGCTGACGCCTCGCTCTGCTCGTTGTCGGACACCGCATCTCACGGATCAAAGATCCGTTTCGCTACGGATGTCAGGAGTGATAATGTGCTAATCTTTCATTTGTACTTAAACACAAACACACATAGGTAACTGCATGAGCAACGCCGGTGACCAGCTTAGATTGGCGATACAGGAATCACAGGGGAAGGCAGGCAAAGGGGATAAGCGTGTGCCAGTGGAAGTGCCACCAGATATTCATGCAGCGTTGAAATCACTAGCTGCGCGGGAAGGCACCACCATGAGGGCTCTCGCACTGGAGGGGCTAGCTCACATCTTTGATAAATACGACCGCTAAACCCCGCCCTGACGGGCTGTTATCTGATATGGCTTCGAGTGCAACTTAAGAACGATTCTCACAGCCCATATGCGCTACGCTGTGTGCTGTTTGTCATGATTAAGGCCTGTCTATGTACCTCAAATATGTTCTTTCCTGCCTAGCGCTAGGCAGCATTGCTGCCAATATCAGCGCTTGTGCCAGTACAGGCGTCGACTCAGAGCCACGCCTGTATTTCAAATCCCATGCTAATGAGTTTGAAATAACCCCAAATTGTTTACGCAGCGTTTCAATGAGCGAAGATGGAGATGGGCGAGACTTCATCACTGTGGACTTTATTCGATCAGAAGGTTGCTATGGCAAGCTCGATACCTGGGTGCGAGGGAACATTGGGGAGGATGTGAGATTGATCTTCAATGGGGAAACTGTATCTGGGCCGAGTCTAGTTGCAGGGCCCTTAGCGGCTGACAACGTTTGGATAGGGTCTGAAAATAGCGATCTTTTATCAGATGTTTACAAGCATCTGTCCCTATCTAGATAGCTTAGGCCAGACTTCAACCGTACATGCTCAACACGCTCCGCGACTTTTGCAGCCATTTGTTCTGCTGTAGCCCTGGGGAGCATGATCCAGTCCCGGGCTAACAGCCAATCTAACGCTGCCTGAAAAGGGTCTTTATCTGCTTGTGCAAAGGCATATTCCTTCGCACCCATGTAAAGAATTTCCTGCTCGTAAGGGTTCACAGCTTTCCTAGCCTCTTCCGGTTGTAGTAAGTGCGGCGGGAAACACCTAAAACGGCCCATGGTTGGCTTTCAGCTTCTGACCCTTGCCGACGGGCCTTGCCAGACGCAATGCCTCCCTTGCGTC
Coding sequences within it:
- a CDS encoding type II toxin-antitoxin system RelE/ParE family toxin, producing MVWQIELTDTAAKQLKKIGHTEAKRIRNYLRERVQPLEDPRQLGKPLQGNMGELWRYRVGDYRLVAQIENDRVCVLVVRIGHRKEVYR
- a CDS encoding DUF6290 family protein → MLAIRLPSEIEMRLEALAKATGRTKTYYAREAILEHLEDLEDIYLAEQTLERLRSGDEVTHSLDDVERELGLAN
- a CDS encoding MobC family plasmid mobilization relaxosome protein, with the protein product MADAKPKREKIIKVRVSAEEHETLKWRCPKAQLAEWMREQCLNPDGDWVRQSKGPDPVDPALLRQLAGIGNNINQIARRVNSGEWGAVDRVAVIAALSAVERELSELRGQYR